In Ooceraea biroi isolate clonal line C1 chromosome 1, Obir_v5.4, whole genome shotgun sequence, the genomic stretch CATCAATCGTTATGTTATTATAGCTTTAGTGTATTATTAATGCTGCATGTATCCCCAGATAGCCAAATCTGTTATAACAGATTTTCGTCAAATACCCGCTACAAATTTCGAAGGCAGAAAGACTGCAGACTGCATACAGGAACTGATATAACAAATGATGTTGTCAGTATGTCAGCAGCAAATACAACAATATCTGCTCACATAACTAGAcagcagattgacggcagaaaccgagcaggatctgcgcggCGCTGTTGTCcagttatattttatacagattctgtcgacaatctgtTGTCAGGTTCTGTTCTACAATCTCTGCCGCCAAAACAaaagcttaatgcggacatacccagatagccaagactgccgaaagcagatgatgctaactatctgctatcaactattgccagccaaaagacaacaaatttcatacagaagttgttattaacgattaattcgacaaattggtgccagaagtgtaacagagcttgctcacaaaatctaagaacagattggcggcagaaaccgagcagaatctgcaaacatggcttgaagtcagattgtcgacagaaaccgagcaagatttgcgcacgcggaatctaacggcagattggcagcagaaaccgagcaagatctgcgcgcgcggaatctaacagcagattggcagcagaaaccgaacaggatctgcagcttttgacagtattcaaatttacacggctatgaatatgtgttttcgctccgcaccgctatgcggtgcacacgtcgagttcttactcgatgttaagatttagcctaacagttatataagttaatatacgcgccttggcatgataatattaatttttctgaaaatttttgcacttgcggcagaggctcccatggacaacgtccatgtagttcacgcacgccacgagcaatttAAAGTTCGAAAGCataattcggacttcagattagaataaattaacaataagagagagattatgcaacgaactgtcagaaagacacatcaagccaaatgtactttaatttaacaaacaaacaaatgcgttcttttaacacatggtaatataaaatgccaatttatagtgtgttaaaagtaaacacatgctttaatatatcgtgaatatgaatggccaaaagctgcagattctattcggtttctgctgtcaatctgccgtcaaatgttaacagatcctgctcggtttctgccgccaatctgctgtcagagtctgttagcaggctctgctggcagatcac encodes the following:
- the LOC109610871 gene encoding uncharacterized protein LOC109610871 — translated: MFCILPDAKSKVQCHQSLCYYSFSVLLMLHVSPDSQICYNRFSSNTRYKFRRQKDCRLHTGTDITNDVVSMSAANTTISAHITRQQIDGRNRAGSARRCCPVIFYTDSVDNLLSGSVLQSLPPKRKLNADTDDYGSGVSF